In Drosophila simulans strain w501 chromosome 3R, Prin_Dsim_3.1, whole genome shotgun sequence, a single window of DNA contains:
- the LOC6726868 gene encoding transcription factor castor isoform X1, whose amino-acid sequence MSNQMEFIMQLYMMNLMKQQQQMQLQLPQQQQQQLAGYTYTQNEDISSSTCVQQQQQQQQEQLQQPQPDLRKTRTHKRISSQNTNCSSSRSCSPNSNLIAFQTQQYPGATAATPPTPNTHPSNLVNQMLLQSLPPLTQLMLQQQQQQHLLTTSNLLLTPTHTPSSLGKQDPLQHPLLLGQFAGSEPMATNNFLQSSTVTSTPIEREKAATPASSAGATAGNLSAVQVKFEQESADDDEDDDKPLSSLTSCSSSGQTNASSEKLLLSGVHPLESTTDSLDSPSMYTPVKQPADSSYHITPVDSDLTPNTPLQPTQTISLLTPPSSEQSKSLVSLSAASGLDALLQNEEVLKNLRKVSSYLECENSLCRQENLREHFHCHEEPCQGKILSKKDDIIRHLKWHKKRKESLKLGFARFSSSDDCAPAYGEGCAYNWKQTHYHCVYEHCPKVYVSTSDVQMHANFHRKDSEIVNEGFRRFRAHETCRIEDCPFFGKKISHYHCCREGCTHTFKNKADMDKHKTYHLKDHQLKMDGFKKILKTEVCPFDACKFSTVCNHIHCVREGCDYILHSSSQMISHKRKHDRQDGEQAYQQFKIKQDVEESSLDATPQQQQPTSLSQSQGSSSVCVGSNTSTPLSSLSAEHFLARKRGRPPKKIQLPADAQQSEAKRPKVEDESSNPANLLPQSQPAAAVHPLTSGLFPGLLPAAAAPGVDPTAPNFQLTHLMALFQLQNPLFYQNLYPGMTQNPSMLGNLAALSAASAAAAAAAAANGAGVQQPKAEFSFKPEFKE is encoded by the exons ATGTCCAACCAAATGGAGTTTATTATGCAACTCTACATGATGAACTTgatgaagcagcagcagcaaatgcagttgcagcttccacagcagcagcagcagcagctggctggATACACTTACACACAGAACGAGGatatcagcagcagcacatgcgtgcagcagcaacagcagcagcagcaggagcaactgcagcagccacagccagATCTCCGCAAGACAAGAACGCACAAGCGCATTAGCTCGCAAAACACCAACTGTAGTAGTAGCCGTAGTTGTAGTCCCAATAGTAATTTGATTGCTTTTCAAACACAACAATACCCCGGCGCTACAGCGGCAACACCTCCCACTCCCAACACCCACCCCAGCAACCTGGTCAACCAGATGCTGCTCCAAAGCCTGCCGCCGCTGACGCAGCTcatgttgcagcagcagcagcagcaacatttgcTGACCACCTCCAACCTCCTACtaacacccacccacacccccAGTTCGCTGGGCAAGCAGGATCCACTGCAGCATCCGTTGCTGCTGGGCCAGTTTGCCGGCTCCGAACCTATGGCCACAAATAACTTTCTTCAATCCTCCACAGTGACCTCCACGCCCATCGAGAGAGAGAAGGCAGCCACACCAGCATCCTCCGCCGGAGCAACTGCCGGCAACCTTTCGGCGGTCCAGGTCAAGTTTGAGCAGGAGTCCGCCGACGACGATGAGGACGATGACAAGCCGCTGTCCAGCCTcaccagctgcagctcctcggGCCAGACCAACGCCAGCTCCGagaagctgctgctgtcgGGCGTCCATCCGCTGGAGTCAACCACCGACAGCCTAGACTCACCCAGCATG TATACGCCCGTTAAGCAGCCAGCGGACTCATCGTACCACATCACACCCGTCGACAGCGATCTGACCCCCAACACACCCCTGCAACCTACCCAAACCATCTCCCTGCTGACGCCGCCGTCAAGTGAGCAGAGCAAGAGCCTGGTTAGCCTCTCGGCGGCCAGCGGCCTGGACGCTCTGCTCCAGAACGAGGAGGTACTGAAGAACCTGCGCAAGGTGTCCTCCTACCTGGAGTGCGAGAACAGCCTGTGCCGGCAGGAGAACCTGCGTGAGCACTTCCACTGCCACGAGGAGCCCTGCCAGGGCAAGATCCTGAGCAAGAAGGACGACATCATCCGGCACCTGAAGTGGCACAAGAAGCGCAAGGAGAGCCTCAAGCTGGGCTTCGCACGCTTCTCCTCCTCGGACGACTGTGCACCAGCCTACGGAGAGGGCTGCGCCTACAACTGGAAGCAGACCCACTACCACTGCGTCTACGAGCACTGCCCCAAGGTGTATGTGAGCACCAGTGACGTCCAGATGCACGCCAACTTCCACCGCAAGGACTCCGAGATCGTGAACGAGGGCTTCCGGCGCTTCCGGGCGCACGAGACCTGCCGCATCGAGGATTGCCCCTTTTTCGGCAAGAAGATCTCCCACTACCACTGTTGTCGCGAGGGATGCACACACACCTTCAAGAACAAGGCCGATATGG ACAAACACAAAACTTATCATCTGAAGGACCACCAGCTGAAGATGGACGGCTTCAAGAAGATCCTGAAGACCGAGGTGTGTCCCTTCGACGCCTGCAAGTTCTCCACCGTCTGCAACCACATCCACTGCGTCCGCGAGGGCTGCGACTACATCCTGCACTCCAGCAGCCAGATGATCAGCCACAAGAGAAAGCACGATCGTCAGGACGGAGAGCAGGCGTACCAGCAGTTTAAGATCAAGCAGGACGTGGAGGAATCCTCCCTGGATGCCAcgccccagcagcagcaacccaCTAGCCTTAGTCAGTCCCAGGGCAGCAGCTCTGTATGCGTCGGCAGCAACACCTCCACTCCACTCTCCTCTTTGTCCGCCGAGCACTTCCTGGCACGGAAACGCGGCAGGCCACCCAAGAAAATC CAACTGCCAGCCGATGCTCAGCAGTCGGAAGCCAAGCGCCCAAAGGTAGAAGATGAGTCCTCCAATCCCGCCAACCTCCTGCCCCAGTCCCAGCCAGCAGCCGCTGTGCATCCGCTGACAAGTGGGCTCTTTCCAGGTCTCCTGCCCGCTGCCGCCGCTCCTGGAGTGGATCCCACAGCCCCTAACTTCCAGCTCACCCACCTGATGGCCCTCTTCCAGCTGCAGAATCCCCTCTTCTACCAGAACCTCTATCCGGGAATGACCCAGAATCCCTCCATGCTTGGCAACCTGGCAGCACTTAGCgccgcatcagcagcagcggcggcggcagcggcggcaaatGGAGCCGGAGTCCAGCAACCGAAGGCGGAGTTTAGTTTTAAGCCGGAGTTTAAGGAGTAG
- the LOC6726868 gene encoding transcription factor castor isoform X2, which yields MSNQMEFIMQLYMMNLMKQQQQMQLQLPQQQQQQLAGYTYTQNEDISSSTCVQQQQQQQQEQLQQPQPDLRKTRTHKRISSQNTNCSSSRSCSPNMTSTPIEREKAATPASSAGATAGNLSAVQVKFEQESADDDEDDDKPLSSLTSCSSSGQTNASSEKLLLSGVHPLESTTDSLDSPSMYTPVKQPADSSYHITPVDSDLTPNTPLQPTQTISLLTPPSSEQSKSLVSLSAASGLDALLQNEEVLKNLRKVSSYLECENSLCRQENLREHFHCHEEPCQGKILSKKDDIIRHLKWHKKRKESLKLGFARFSSSDDCAPAYGEGCAYNWKQTHYHCVYEHCPKVYVSTSDVQMHANFHRKDSEIVNEGFRRFRAHETCRIEDCPFFGKKISHYHCCREGCTHTFKNKADMDKHKTYHLKDHQLKMDGFKKILKTEVCPFDACKFSTVCNHIHCVREGCDYILHSSSQMISHKRKHDRQDGEQAYQQFKIKQDVEESSLDATPQQQQPTSLSQSQGSSSVCVGSNTSTPLSSLSAEHFLARKRGRPPKKIQLPADAQQSEAKRPKVEDESSNPANLLPQSQPAAAVHPLTSGLFPGLLPAAAAPGVDPTAPNFQLTHLMALFQLQNPLFYQNLYPGMTQNPSMLGNLAALSAASAAAAAAAAANGAGVQQPKAEFSFKPEFKE from the exons ATGTCCAACCAAATGGAGTTTATTATGCAACTCTACATGATGAACTTgatgaagcagcagcagcaaatgcagttgcagcttccacagcagcagcagcagcagctggctggATACACTTACACACAGAACGAGGatatcagcagcagcacatgcgtgcagcagcaacagcagcagcagcaggagcaactgcagcagccacagccagATCTCCGCAAGACAAGAACGCACAAGCGCATTAGCTCGCAAAACACCAACTGTAGTAGTAGCCGTAGTTGTAGTCCCAATA TGACCTCCACGCCCATCGAGAGAGAGAAGGCAGCCACACCAGCATCCTCCGCCGGAGCAACTGCCGGCAACCTTTCGGCGGTCCAGGTCAAGTTTGAGCAGGAGTCCGCCGACGACGATGAGGACGATGACAAGCCGCTGTCCAGCCTcaccagctgcagctcctcggGCCAGACCAACGCCAGCTCCGagaagctgctgctgtcgGGCGTCCATCCGCTGGAGTCAACCACCGACAGCCTAGACTCACCCAGCATG TATACGCCCGTTAAGCAGCCAGCGGACTCATCGTACCACATCACACCCGTCGACAGCGATCTGACCCCCAACACACCCCTGCAACCTACCCAAACCATCTCCCTGCTGACGCCGCCGTCAAGTGAGCAGAGCAAGAGCCTGGTTAGCCTCTCGGCGGCCAGCGGCCTGGACGCTCTGCTCCAGAACGAGGAGGTACTGAAGAACCTGCGCAAGGTGTCCTCCTACCTGGAGTGCGAGAACAGCCTGTGCCGGCAGGAGAACCTGCGTGAGCACTTCCACTGCCACGAGGAGCCCTGCCAGGGCAAGATCCTGAGCAAGAAGGACGACATCATCCGGCACCTGAAGTGGCACAAGAAGCGCAAGGAGAGCCTCAAGCTGGGCTTCGCACGCTTCTCCTCCTCGGACGACTGTGCACCAGCCTACGGAGAGGGCTGCGCCTACAACTGGAAGCAGACCCACTACCACTGCGTCTACGAGCACTGCCCCAAGGTGTATGTGAGCACCAGTGACGTCCAGATGCACGCCAACTTCCACCGCAAGGACTCCGAGATCGTGAACGAGGGCTTCCGGCGCTTCCGGGCGCACGAGACCTGCCGCATCGAGGATTGCCCCTTTTTCGGCAAGAAGATCTCCCACTACCACTGTTGTCGCGAGGGATGCACACACACCTTCAAGAACAAGGCCGATATGG ACAAACACAAAACTTATCATCTGAAGGACCACCAGCTGAAGATGGACGGCTTCAAGAAGATCCTGAAGACCGAGGTGTGTCCCTTCGACGCCTGCAAGTTCTCCACCGTCTGCAACCACATCCACTGCGTCCGCGAGGGCTGCGACTACATCCTGCACTCCAGCAGCCAGATGATCAGCCACAAGAGAAAGCACGATCGTCAGGACGGAGAGCAGGCGTACCAGCAGTTTAAGATCAAGCAGGACGTGGAGGAATCCTCCCTGGATGCCAcgccccagcagcagcaacccaCTAGCCTTAGTCAGTCCCAGGGCAGCAGCTCTGTATGCGTCGGCAGCAACACCTCCACTCCACTCTCCTCTTTGTCCGCCGAGCACTTCCTGGCACGGAAACGCGGCAGGCCACCCAAGAAAATC CAACTGCCAGCCGATGCTCAGCAGTCGGAAGCCAAGCGCCCAAAGGTAGAAGATGAGTCCTCCAATCCCGCCAACCTCCTGCCCCAGTCCCAGCCAGCAGCCGCTGTGCATCCGCTGACAAGTGGGCTCTTTCCAGGTCTCCTGCCCGCTGCCGCCGCTCCTGGAGTGGATCCCACAGCCCCTAACTTCCAGCTCACCCACCTGATGGCCCTCTTCCAGCTGCAGAATCCCCTCTTCTACCAGAACCTCTATCCGGGAATGACCCAGAATCCCTCCATGCTTGGCAACCTGGCAGCACTTAGCgccgcatcagcagcagcggcggcggcagcggcggcaaatGGAGCCGGAGTCCAGCAACCGAAGGCGGAGTTTAGTTTTAAGCCGGAGTTTAAGGAGTAG